In Aspergillus fumigatus Af293 chromosome 6, whole genome shotgun sequence, the genomic window AGACCGTTCTTAGCAACCAGACCGACGATCCGGTTCGGATCCGTCCCGATAGACAACCTCGTGATAGCGAAATTTGCAGAATAATGATGAGATACTCCAACGCTCGCTCAAAATCCGCCGTAGTTTCTCCAACAATTCATTCACATCACCACAAGGAGCAACTTCTGTTTATAAGgagaagacaagaaaagaaggtcCCCTTTGCAATCATCGGAACATCCCGGAAACCGAGAACGAATAACCAATTCATTTGATAATAATATTGCTAATAGAATCAACCCTAGCACTTTTTGTACGTAAAAATAAGGCCACCTGCCCCACGGGGAAGAACGTAGATCACTCTCTGGAAAGAATAAGCTCACTTTTAGCTACCGGATTATACATCCATTGCGCTGCTCATGCTCATCTTGTAGGACCACGTTGGAATTGAGTGGATATTCTCCTCCAAAATGTAGTCTCATTACCCAATAGATGTTATGTAAGAGGTTTCAGCCGTGTATGAATTCTGTGCCCGGCAGAGGAGTATATGAAGGATGGAAGGCATCGTCGCTTGACTCCCAGCACAGTGAGCAAGACAACTACAATGACCCGAACAATCCACATTGCCGTCCTCGACGTCGACATCCCCCCTCGCAGCCTCTACGAGACACATGGCCTCTGCAGCGCCCATTTCCGCCATGCCCTGCAAGACGCCGCCACCCGCTTCAACGCCCTCACGCCGGGAAGCGATATCCGCATCGCAGTGACACCATATGATATCCGCGGGGGACACTATCCTGACTTCCGGCACCTGCGCAAGACCCAAACCCCGTTATCCGAACACAGTATCGATGCGATCCTGATCACGGGGGGCGCGCCGGGCGTCTACGAGATCGACAAGCGGCCTTGGATGCAGACGCTGGCCAAGTTCCTCCAGACGGTGTTCCGCGAGTATCCCGCCGTGAGGATCATGGGCACATGTTTCGGGCACCAGTTGATTGGGCATGCGCTGGTCGACTCCGGGGCGGGGGACGTGTATGTGGAGAAATGTCCACTGGGGAGGGAAGTGGGGATCCACACAGTCCAGCTGAATCGGGACTTTGTCGATGCGTTTCCCCTTGCTCTGGGCCATCTGCCGAACGGACAATTGAAGATTCAGATGTTCCACGGCGATCGGGTGATGGTCAAAGGGGGCACCGAGGGCGTCTTGCCGGAGACCGCCGCGGTCTCGCTGCCCGCGCCGTGGGTGAATATCGGGAGCACGCCTCTCTGTCCGATCCAGGGAATGTACTACCCCGGCCGGGTGCTGTCGGTGCAAGGACACTACGAGCTGGACGCGTGCGGGATGCAGAGTATGTGTCTTGAGTTTGCGCCGCTGCTGGGCTGGACGGACTCGAAGCTGGGGTTGTTCTTGGAGCAGGTGGGGGACGATTACAATGGGAGACAGGATGATTCAGAAGCGTTTGCGTTGGCCGTGGTTTGCTTTCTGGCTGGGGAATAGAGTTGCCGGGTTTAAAACTGATACTAACTAGATAGAATTTAGACGGCGTTGGTCTGCAAACTCTGCTTTTTCACTCCCGTCAACGCCTTCATGTCCATCCATAGTCCTCTAGAAATGTCTCCCAGCGCGCCGGCACTCTCGACGACGGGGTATACCACGCAGATGATGACACTGGCCCAGATCCAGATCAGGGATACGACTACCCAGCCGGTGAAGAACGGCTTACTGTACACGTAGCTGGTTCCGAAGAGCGTAAAAGGCACGAGGATCacggcgatgaggatgaagacgagacTCGCTCCCTGCGCCAGCCGTTCTGCCTTGCGGACCAGGACTGGATCCATAGGCTCGATGTGCTCGTCCTGGAGGAACTCGACAATATCATTCTTTGCCGGCGCTGATGTCGCTTTTTCATCACCGTCGGCAGCTTTCGGTGGCTGTCTTGTGTCCTCCTGAGGCGTTGGAGCCACACCCTCAATGCCCGGCACCACCTGAGCATCCACACACGGATACTTCTCCGGGAAAAGATAGCTCAGAAGCACAGCCGAGACGACCCCGACCCCGAACGAAGCAAGATTCCCTGCAACGGCATTGGTCCCATCCCCGGTCGTCTCGACGTTAATCGCCCCAGACCGTTTCGTCGAGGTAACGAACCAAACCACGATGCCACAGGCAAAACCGATCCACGGCGCCACGATCGCAGCAACTGTGGACATCCGGCTCCAGAGCAGAATCAGCCCGACGGGCACCGCGGCCCCGCCGACGATGACACCCAGCACGGTAAGGACCCAGGTGAGACTCAGGCCGACTGCgttgaggatgctgcagAAGGCGGACAGCACCAGCGCGTACAGCGCGATGGCCCAGTGACTAACCCGGACCAGGGTAGCCGAGTCGGTGCGCGGGCGGAAATACGTTTTGTAGACGTCAAAGGTTAGAAGCGACGAGACGGCGATGAGCTCAGCGGAGGTGGAGCTCGTGACGGCCatgaagaggagaatgagcATGAGGACTGCGCCTCCCTGGCCGAGGAGCGTTATAGCCGTAGCCGGGGCAGAGAGTCCGGCTGCCACCTGGTCGGGCGATAGCGGATGGGGATATGTGGGAAAGGCGGGATTGTTGGTCAGGGCTGCGCACCCGAGGCCCATGGCTGTTGCAAAGCCAAACGGGATCCCTGCGGACGTCAGAACACGCGCAGTCACAGACGAGGAGAGATAATGAACCGACCATACCACGCGATCCCACCCAGGAGATACGCCTTGACCGAAGTCTCCGGCCGCGAGGCAATCGCCCGCTGCCAGTACGCCTGATCCAACCATACCGTCGTGAACCCGGAGACAAAGATATCAATCGCAAAGACCAGCCCGCCAACCGACCGAAAAGCCAGATACGACCCGTCGGTATTCCGCGCGATCGGCATCTCCCGCGACGCCTCCTGCAGCAAGTCATACAGTCTGCCTGGACTCCCGATCAACTCACTCCGCGCGGCAACCAGAAACCCAAAGACCAGAATGGCCACAAACAGGATCACCGTGTGCGTATAATCCGCAATGAAGGTCGATCGCAGCCCGCCGGCAATCACATACGCCGCGACCACCGCCGGAATCAGGAAAGTCGCCGCGTAGACATTCATCCCGGTCAGTGCGGCGACGACCTGCGCCCCGCCGAGGACCAGACACGCGCCGACGAGCATATTCGTCGCGAGCCCGTTGTACAGGTACGTCAGGTGCGCGACGGTCCCGTGCCGGGCGCGCACGATCTCCGGCATGGTGTGTGCGCCTGGGGCGTGGGCTTTGATCTTGATCGCAATCAGCgcgaagaggaggatctgCAGGGTCCCCATGGCGGCGTACCACATTGGGCCGCAGACGCCGTAGCTGTATGCGAAGGTGGAGCTGGTCAGGAGCGTGGCGGACCAGGTCCACGACGAAACAATGCCGGCGGAGATGAGCCCGGGCTTGACGGATCGGGAAGCCGTGTTGAATTCTTCGGCTTGATGGGTGGAGAAGGTTGTGTAGCGGTTTTGGAGCCAGGTGAGGCCCAGCATGAAGAGGGCGAAGATGCCCccgatgccgatgacgatgccATAGCCGGCGCTGGGGGGGAGGACCTGTAGATCGTTGGAATGGGCCATCTTTGTGTCTCACCCTCTCAGACTCATCCTCCCCGAGGAAGGAGGcgtctctgctgctgttaTATAGATTGTCAGGTGGCATCGAGAAGGGATATACATACCCCGCATGCTTATCATTGGAGTATCCCAGTAGGTGATAAGAGTCTGACAGCCACAGAACGCTTGTGAACTTATCTGCAAGAATCCAGGCTCCGTTAGCAGTTGGAGTAACTGTATCAAGCCAGTTAACACTCGAGCCCGGAGTTGGGGTTGTATTGATATTGGCCAGGTTGTTATCAGGATCGTCCAACAAATGTTGATCACTTCCTCTACATACTCCAATTCATCAATCGAATAACCAACCATCTATCCAATACCGATCTCTCCTCCAATCGAGCAAGGACGAGGTGATATGGATATGAGGCCGATAGGGTAGTTGAAAGAATGAATGACAGAGGCCAGAACGACCCCTGGTATCTACTCCAATGGCGCATTCTGCGCAACAATATCCGAGAATGCTCGGAAGATACAGATCTTCGgttcctttcttttcccacTACTTCTCTAAGCGGCGCCAAAACGACATCAGTACCTCGGCCTGCCCGATAAGCCTCGATGTAGATCATCCTCATACAGGTAATTGAACTGCCTATTCAAGATGGTCGTCAGCTATGCTAATATACTGATCAGGTGTCGATCATCGGCCGTCTTTGCATGCATGTGTACCCTAAGGATAGAACTATGAAAGAGAGCATGCTTGCAGACATACAAACTACATGATCCTACCGAAATCTGGAGTTGTAGGTGTGAAAAGGTAACCTTTAGTGAGTCTGTAGTGGACTGGGTAGAGTGCCCCAAGATTTACAGAGTCCCGTTGATTCCAATTCTGCAAGCTCATCTAATGACAAGCCGTCTGGATGTCTGCGGCAGCTGCGTGCTAAGACCCTGGAGCCGCTTGTAGGGTCCGTTCGGGTTCCAACCAGGGATAGCGAGTTCAATGGTCATACTATGGCTATGGCCAGCGCATTGTCTGCAGCACCTGCAGTCTAACCCTGTTTGACGAACAATCCTCTGCTACTGAATATGGACCAAAGTAGGTCCGTAGATGTGAAAACAAGAGATCATCCCGAAAAGTGTTGAATCAACACTACAGAATGTCAGGTATGGGGTTATGCAATACATCCTGAAGCGCCAAGTTTTGAACATCTTAGTGAAAGTCCATTGTTTCATTCAAGTATAGTACATGTGGCACTGCCAGCGAGTCCATCAAAGGTCGTCACTCATATTGTCCGATTTACTCCTCGGGCTCATCGACATCACCGGTAGCACGGCCACCCTTGCGACCAGCCTCACGGGCACGCTCGTCACCGGGCTGGAAGCTACCGCTGGAGGCGTGGCCACCCTTGGAAGCGATGTCTCTCTGTGAAGACGTCAGTGGGGGACGTCAACGTGCAAAGACCGTTGTGAAGACGTACCTGCTTCCGGGGGTCCATGCTGGCGAAACCACCCTGGTGGCTGGACTGGCCTCCCTTGCGAGCAATGCTCTCGACCTCCTCCTGAGGGCGGTTGGCAAAGTTTCCGGGGTTCTGGTTAGCGGGCATTTTGAGCTGATTGAAGTAGGAGATTGATGTATGCTGGTTGTTCTGGTGATTCGATCTGATGATTTGGATGGATTCGGGCGAGGGAAAGGCAGGTATTTATGCTGGAAAGAGCGAGCTGACTACATCATGATGTAGCTGGTGGTCTGTCAGTGATGCAGTCACTATTCCCGTGGGGAGACGTTGATCGACCCGCTGTATCCACTCTGATGCACTCTGAGTGACTTCTCTCCGCATACTGAAGATGCGGCCAGACGACATCATCTGTGGGGCCAGATCTGTTGGGATGTCCGATAGCAGCCATGAAGGACGTATTACTGAGATGGCAGGAAAGAATCCAGATTGCTTGCATTTACCTCCGCCCTGAGATATCACTGATGATGACTGATGAAGACCCGCGGGCCTGGGCCCGTAGGTCGTATACCAAAAAAGTTAGTGGGCTCTGGGGTACAGATTAGTGCCAGATTGCATGTTTCAGGAAGAGATGTAAACCTCACTATGACAGCATCGGATTATACCTCATGGAGCTTGTTGAAGGTTGCCCCCTGACGCCATAGAATTggccgatgaggagagaagtcgagaagtcaACACATCACATTGCTTAACTGGAATACAAGGCATTCCCACTCACTGAACCAGTCAATGCCGGTGGTTGTACAACAGCAGGGTGGTCTTCAATCATCATTACCTCACTCAACCTGTTTTCTACTGGGGACACCGCTAGCCTCAAATGGCTAATCTTGCATAGTAGGTTGCAGACATGCCCTCTCAACCTGCATACTTCCAGTTGGACCAGTTCTCAATCATGCCATTCGACGGATTCTCCTTCAAGTTGCAACTTGCTGCCCATCGATGCCTCGCTGTCTGCAGAGACAAGGAGACAGCGAAGCACGTGATAACCCGATACGGACTAGCGGCTTGGGGAGCAGTGGTGTCCTTATGGTTGCCTGAGGCCATCATATGGGCCGTATTCggagaggagggaaaatTGAAGAGTCCCtctgatcgccttctccttgggcTTTCCAGTCACAGATAGAACACGGTGTCATATCACGATTTCATACCTGCACCTACAACCCCTCAATTTCCTGTCGCAGCTTGTTGCCGGTGCATGTTGCAGAATTGCTGCGGATCTATGGAGGATAGTCTGGAACAGGGACAGATGACTATTACCCTAATATGAGCCGAAGTACTCCTGTCATGAATGAGTCCTAGTCAGATCTTTCTTTctatctttcttcttgccttgCTTATCGAGTATTGAGAATCGCCTCATAGTGTCCCAGGAAGCTATTCAGCGATTGGAAAGGAATCAAAGCTGTGACGCGGCCGACTACGCATCCTCGGTCCACCCAAGATAGACAACAGATGCCGCGCAATCATTCGCAGAAGTCTGGGTTTACGTAGCTCCACAGCCACTGTGCCGCCTAGAGCCGATAAGAATTGTGCGGAAAGCTTGGCTTTGTGCCTTGTGGAGGAGGGCTGAGTATACATTGGACAATGGGGTGCTATATGTGGTCTTGCTCATCATTTGTACTATTGGCGAAGACTAAGCAACAGTTAGACAACCTCCTGGAAGCCGAGGTTGAGTCTGATCTAAAGTACTTATTACCATCAGTGAATTACAGGCCCGAGGAAGGTTCGTCTTCAAGCAGTTTGGCATTGAAACAGGGGAATGGTACATGTAGTTCGAGACCTAGACAAGCAAGCACCAACCACCAACTCTATATAAAGTACCAGGCACTGCCCTCTTGGTGAGGTTCAAGTTCAATTGAGTATAATTATCTATCAATCTATTGTTGAACGCTTCTGCCTGGAACCGCCCCATACCCGATTCAACCACGACGAAGCTTTATTCGATCCCGTTGCCCCGTCCATAGAAATTTCTCCACCTGCCACGCGTCTGAACCAGTCACCTTTCAGAGCGATGTCCGCCATGATTCTACAGCACTATCGCGCAGCATAGGTTAAAATTGGAATCTATGTCCGACTAGAGTGCGTGTCATGCCAGACGAACGATGGTCCGTTCCACCTCGGGGTAACGCTGGATTCGTCATGTGGCTGGCCGCTGCCCTACATTAACAGCTGCTCTCTCAATCTTCTCGGATAATCCAGTTGTCCTTGGTGTCGTTCATCCTTAAACTCATACACTCGTTTATGTTCACATCTGCTGCCAACAGCCTTACAGTAACATGatgctgccattgctggcCGTTTCGGCCTTTGCCTCCCTCGGTGCCGCGCAGACCTACACCAGCTGCAATCCTACCAACAGTAAGTCCGCTCGTGGTAGTAAACCTCACTGGACTAACAAGAGTAGCAACGTGTGACCCCGACACAGGTCTGAAGACATGGAGCCTATCCACCGATTTCACCCAGGGCAGCTCGGATGGATGGACGGCCATCTCGGGCAATGTCACCTACGGCAGCAACGGAGCCGAATTCACCATCAACAAGCGGTACGATGCGCCGACGCTTGAGACCAACTTttacatcttcttcggcgaggTCGAGGTCGTCATGAGAGCAGCCAATGGCACCGGGATCGTCAGCTCCATCGTCATGGAATCGGATGATCTGGACGAAATCGACTGGGTGAGTCCGGTTCTCGATGATACCACAGAAAGAATACTGATGAAGATAGGAATGCACTGGAACCGACACTACCCAGATCCAAACCAACTACTTTGGCAAGGGCAACACGACCACCTACGACCGCGCAATCTGGGAGACCGTCAGCAGCCCTCAGGACGAATTCCACACGTACAAAGTCGTCTGGACCGCTGCGGCCATCACCTGGTACATTGACGGGACCGCCGTGCGCACACTCGAGTATGCCGATGCGGTCGATGGGAAGAACTACCCGCAAACGCCAATGGTCGTGAAGCTGGGCATCTGGGCCGGAGGTGACCCGTCCAACAGCGAGGGAACGATCGAGTGGGCCGGGGGAGAGACGGATTACGACGAGGTCCCGTTCACGATGTATGTGAAATCGgtcaacatcatcaactACAACCCTGCGGCGTCGTATAACTACACGGACAAGACCGGCTCGTATACCAGTATTGTGGCCTCGAATTCGACGACCGGCAGTGGCATCCATAGCTCGAACTCGGTTAGTGTGTTCGCTCcgtcctcctcgacttccACCTTCACCTCTTCTCGAGCGTTGATTGCTACGGCGAGTACTTACCCGGCCTCTGTGCAGACCTCGAGCAGTGGAGTCGTTAGcttgtcctcttcgtctgcgtcttcttcctcggctgcTGCTTCATCGACCTCCGGTAGTGCGTCGGCCGTATTCACCGGTGCTGCTGTGACCAATCTGCCCTCGTTCTTCTTTACCGTTTTCTTTGCCCTGGCTATCGCACTTGCGTTCTAAACCAACCAACATGTACTAGACTTTCTGAATCTCCAGTATATCTAGCTGTATGCAGTATCTGTAGTTTACATGTTAATCCCCCCCGCAAGAACATCCACAACCTTCTCCTGGAAATCCACCGCCAACGCCGGCCCCTCCCTCCCCCTAAACTCCCCCTTCAGACATGCCAACACAGCCTTCGTATACCCCACCCCCATCTCCTTCGGCAACCCCTGCTGCGCCAGCGCAATCAGATCCTCAAGCACCTTCTTCGACCTCGGCAGGCGCCCGCTCGTCTCCGCCTCCCGGATCCTCGCCTCCATCAGCCGCGACATCGTCACCCACAGCCCGATCTCCAGCAGGACCACCCCAAGCGCATAGATGTCATGCTCGCGGCTAAACTGGTGCGACGGCCGCCCCTGCCGGTCCGGATGCCGGTAGAGGTTTGGCTCGACCTCGAAGTCGGAGCGCATCTCGGTGCCTTGCTGCACGGAGCGCGCGTAGCCCCAGTCGCTGAGGTAGGAGACGATTCGGGTGTTGTCCTTTGGGGACGGGGCAAGGCGATGCGCGTAGAGGCCGGCTGCGCTGGTCCCCGCGGGTGtctcgaggaagaggaggatgcctCTGCTCCAGATGTTTTTGTGCAGCCAGGCGGAGGCGTGGAGGTTGGCGACGGTCAGGGCCAGGCTGTGGGCCATGCTGAAGCGGTCGTTGAGGGAGGGTTTCTTGAGTGGGCGTTTGGTCTGGCTGTCGACGGCGTTGATGAAGGCGTGCAGGGTTGTGAGGGTCGTGTCTGGGGTAGTCGGTTCGGAGGGGGGCAGTTTGTACAGAAAGACGGTGCGCTCGTCGGTGGGTTggtcgaggaagccgagaCATTCGAGGGCGTAGATCTTCGGCTGGTCAAGGGAGTTGGCTGACGTGCCGCTGAAGGTTGTGTTCTGCAGGAGCCAGGCGAGATTGCGGATCGGTTCCTTGAGTTCTTCGATCTCGTCCGGTTCGAGATCGTCGCGTTTAAGCCTGCTCTCGTACTCGTGGTACTCGACAATCACCGGCATCGCCTCGGATTCCGACGCCGTCCACTTCCCCAGGCGAAAGCCGCCCATCGTCTTGCCTTCTTCGGCGAGGGTCCCAGTCAAACTCTGATAATCGGCGGGTGCTTTGGCTGCGGCCAGCGTCCGGCGCTTCATCACCGGCTCCAGACCACTGCTGCGCAATCCCTGGTGGTCGCTTTCGGCCATCTTGGCCAACGTGTCCTGCGACATGTGCAGCATGATGTTGCGCAGGT contains:
- a CDS encoding type 1 glutamine amidotransferase, producing MKDGRHRRLTPSTVSKTTTMTRTIHIAVLDVDIPPRSLYETHGLCSAHFRHALQDAATRFNALTPGSDIRIAVTPYDIRGGHYPDFRHLRKTQTPLSEHSIDAILITGGAPGVYEIDKRPWMQTLAKFLQTVFREYPAVRIMGTCFGHQLIGHALVDSGAGDVYVEKCPLGREVGIHTVQLNRDFVDAFPLALGHLPNGQLKIQMFHGDRVMVKGGTEGVLPETAAVSLPAPWVNIGSTPLCPIQGMYYPGRVLSVQGHYELDACGMQSMCLEFAPLLGWTDSKLGLFLEQVGDDYNGRQDDSEAFALAVVCFLAGE
- a CDS encoding sodium:solute symporter family protein, which gives rise to MAHSNDLQVLPPSAGYGIVIGIGGIFALFMLGLTWLQNRYTTFSTHQAEEFNTASRSVKPGLISAGIVSSWTWSATLLTSSTFAYSYGVCGPMWYAAMGTLQILLFALIAIKIKAHAPGAHTMPEIVRARHGTVAHLTYLYNGLATNMLVGACLVLGGAQVVAALTGMNVYAATFLIPAVVAAYVIAGGLRSTFIADYTHTVILFVAILVFGFLVAARSELIGSPGRLYDLLQEASREMPIARNTDGSYLAFRSVGGLVFAIDIFVSGFTTVWLDQAYWQRAIASRPETSVKAYLLGGIAWYGIPFGFATAMGLGCAALTNNPAFPTYPHPLSPDQVAAGLSAPATAITLLGQGGAVLMLILLFMAVTSSTSAELIAVSSLLTFDVYKTYFRPRTDSATLVRVSHWAIALYALVLSAFCSILNAVGLSLTWVLTVLGVIVGGAAVPVGLILLWSRMSTVAAIVAPWIGFACGIVVWFVTSTKRSGAINVETTGDGTNAVAGNLASFGVGVVSAVLLSYLFPEKYPCVDAQVVPGIEGVAPTPQEDTRQPPKAADGDEKATSAPAKNDIVEFLQDEHIEPMDPVLVRKAERLAQGASLVFILIAVILVPFTLFGTSYVYSKPFFTGWVVVSLIWIWASVIICVVYPVVESAGALGDISRGLWMDMKALTGVKKQSLQTNAV
- the conJ gene encoding general stress protein, which encodes MPANQNPGNFANRPQEEVESIARKGGQSSHQGGFASMDPRKQRDIASKGGHASSGSFQPGDERAREAGRKGGRATGDVDEPEE
- a CDS encoding glycoside hydrolase family 16 protein → MMLPLLAVSAFASLGAAQTYTSCNPTNTTCDPDTGLKTWSLSTDFTQGSSDGWTAISGNVTYGSNGAEFTINKRYDAPTLETNFYIFFGEVEVVMRAANGTGIVSSIVMESDDLDEIDWECTGTDTTQIQTNYFGKGNTTTYDRAIWETVSSPQDEFHTYKVVWTAAAITWYIDGTAVRTLEYADAVDGKNYPQTPMVVKLGIWAGGDPSNSEGTIEWAGGETDYDEVPFTMYVKSVNIINYNPAASYNYTDKTGSYTSIVASNSTTGSGIHSSNSTSSSGVVSLSSSSASSSSAAASSTSGSASAVFTGAAVTNLPSFFFTVFFALAIALAF